Proteins found in one Helicobacter sp. NHP19-003 genomic segment:
- a CDS encoding replication initiation protein, translating to MVLAHEWESNDTSSINTSQQTKDTLKHFSTLMASLQEMLDNAPSPTIKEGLEFGIKDCIDKMEGALTAWTEWIDPKDKPKDTIPITEFTKPQSAKPQEENTPQPQPQEPPQEVAKEVVAQEPQTALAPIVQEPQDLQKQGLLAPQNAPSVPGKSLSIANKSQIVMHNNIYKVNLGHLSELETNLLFNLCHRLKDKQDTLVTYTAKEIRAFAGDPKMSNKNLLKLSIDLVDNLIKANFRQIAQVDGELTLIRTATIFSVFEVGVRDRVVEFLNVQVNAPHFTYLLNELSANFTAMRLSTYMSLSGKYPKNLFRLLERYKNEAVDGVFQVHMYQNDLEGFCAFMGVPKDFRKDNIDAYVLNPAIKKLTQKSPKKSFTPPYKSIKVIKNKAKAQGAKVLGYTFEVTLNTPEQEQANELEKGQEPHKKPKRFTKQDIKALNDTIGMQGALIVKDQEGKDFALNYACVVDFVPSPKTRGICIQFRVNGVLNPKILAIIALYKKHEGLGL from the coding sequence GTGGTGCTAGCCCATGAGTGGGAAAGCAATGACACAAGCAGCATCAACACTTCCCAACAAACCAAAGACACCCTAAAGCACTTCAGCACTCTCATGGCGAGCTTGCAAGAGATGCTAGACAATGCCCCAAGCCCCACCATCAAAGAGGGGCTAGAATTTGGCATCAAGGATTGCATCGACAAAATGGAGGGGGCACTGACGGCATGGACGGAGTGGATAGACCCCAAGGACAAGCCCAAAGACACCATCCCCATCACCGAGTTCACAAAGCCACAAAGCGCAAAACCACAAGAGGAAAACACTCCACAGCCCCAGCCACAAGAGCCCCCCCAAGAAGTGGCTAAAGAAGTTGTAGCCCAAGAGCCCCAAACAGCCTTAGCGCCCATCGTGCAAGAGCCCCAAGACCTACAAAAACAAGGGCTTTTAGCCCCCCAAAATGCGCCATCTGTCCCGGGCAAAAGCCTAAGCATCGCCAATAAAAGCCAAATCGTCATGCATAACAACATCTACAAGGTGAATCTAGGGCATTTGAGCGAACTTGAAACAAACTTACTTTTTAACCTTTGCCACCGCCTAAAGGACAAGCAAGACACCTTAGTAACTTACACGGCTAAAGAAATTAGAGCATTTGCAGGCGATCCCAAAATGTCTAATAAGAACTTGCTAAAATTATCCATAGATTTAGTGGATAATCTCATCAAGGCAAATTTTAGACAAATTGCCCAAGTTGATGGCGAATTAACATTAATACGCACCGCCACCATTTTTAGCGTTTTTGAGGTGGGCGTAAGGGATCGCGTTGTGGAGTTTTTGAATGTACAGGTCAATGCCCCTCATTTCACCTATCTACTTAATGAGCTAAGTGCAAATTTTACAGCCATGCGCTTAAGTACTTATATGAGCTTAAGCGGCAAATACCCTAAGAATTTATTTAGGCTTTTGGAGCGGTATAAAAACGAGGCGGTGGATGGCGTTTTCCAAGTGCATATGTACCAAAACGACTTAGAGGGTTTTTGCGCCTTCATGGGCGTGCCCAAAGATTTTAGAAAAGACAATATAGACGCTTATGTGCTGAATCCCGCCATTAAAAAACTCACGCAAAAAAGCCCTAAAAAATCTTTCACCCCCCCCTATAAGTCCATTAAAGTGATTAAAAATAAAGCCAAAGCGCAGGGTGCAAAAGTGCTGGGCTACACCTTTGAAGTTACCCTAAACACCCCCGAGCAAGAGCAAGCAAACGAGTTAGAAAAGGGGCAAGAGCCCCACAAAAAACCCAAACGCTTCACCAAACAAGACATCAAAGCCCTAAACGACACCATTGGCATGCAAGGCGCGCTCATCGTCAAAGACCAAGAGGGCAAAGACTTTGCCCTAAATTATGCATGTGTGGTGGATTTTGTCCCCAGCCCTAAAACGCGAGGAATTTGCATACAATTTAGGGTCAATGGGGTTTTAAACCCAAAAATCCTAGCAATAATTGCCCTATATAAAAAACATGAGGGGCTTGGGCTTTAG
- a CDS encoding hydantoinase B/oxoprolinase family protein, with protein MPNNNKGKGTHVHAHNHPHAHNHHAHEKGGDKKELSAEEQAWVDDFMNETTLFLGPDPAIMRHHSIAKRTPLEDEVLKKGGDPLLYDRIRRRLSGSLDEAFEMCESMGAAPGAKWADLSVAVYTASGDVCYMSNRGVIAFAAVLHHPIRYIMKYWKDEPTVGIHEGDGFFHNDARFGCVHNTDQSMLTPVIRNGEIIAWVGATIHEGENGACEPGGMPSGSETPFDDGLRGSPMKIVERGKLRRDLLTFLQHSTRDPKLMLADIKVKMGAVRRVMDIVDRMIDEYGIDAFVGAIRMTVEDVENEVRRRIAAMPDGMVTVEQFVDSTLKENILIKFACKITVKGDHMTVDLRGSGKEIINRAINSPLASTKAFFAQAILNHWWPDLPRSTGALSPIEIISDEGTWGDCSYDAPNGQNLQASFRAFSALQIAYAKLQFSMRTKYANVLAPWFNQINDFLWGGETQHGEQVGNLCADLNGMGGGAKAFRDGEDAVAPLFCAMADIGEQEVMEEEVPFLQLVSKRVVRDNQGFGKYRGGMGYEMIVAARNTPEWGFMTVTSGAKFSSVPGLFGGYGCATYPLAMVKGINIFEIIKKNPEEFDLSMERVMNERPFKGGVYTTYHMGLQFDRSQEGELYMIAQGCGGGYGDVLERDPELVMEDLQIGRISEHVASEIYKVVWDKETFVVDEKATMQLRANERKARLKRGLPYDEFVKKHVKDEPPKDLYYYGSWGEQNPEELIATVWDHHGPKRIKGKLKDIPLVVMPNRHVVKIAQLEKRVEELEIKYEGGVRPKLV; from the coding sequence ATGCCAAACAACAATAAAGGGAAAGGGACTCATGTCCACGCCCACAACCACCCACACGCCCACAACCACCACGCCCACGAAAAAGGGGGCGATAAAAAGGAATTGAGCGCTGAGGAACAAGCGTGGGTGGATGATTTTATGAACGAAACCACGCTGTTTTTAGGCCCAGACCCAGCGATCATGCGCCACCATTCCATTGCTAAACGCACACCCCTAGAGGATGAGGTGCTTAAAAAAGGGGGCGATCCGCTTCTATATGATAGGATTCGTCGCCGCTTGAGTGGCTCATTAGATGAAGCCTTCGAGATGTGCGAGAGCATGGGGGCGGCCCCGGGGGCCAAGTGGGCAGACTTGTCCGTGGCGGTTTATACGGCTAGTGGAGATGTGTGCTACATGTCTAACCGCGGGGTGATCGCTTTTGCTGCCGTTTTGCACCACCCGATCCGCTATATCATGAAGTATTGGAAAGATGAGCCCACTGTGGGGATTCACGAGGGCGATGGTTTTTTCCACAATGACGCGCGCTTTGGATGTGTGCACAACACAGACCAGTCCATGCTCACCCCGGTGATTCGCAATGGAGAAATCATCGCGTGGGTGGGCGCGACCATTCACGAGGGTGAAAACGGGGCGTGTGAACCCGGAGGCATGCCCTCAGGCTCTGAAACCCCCTTTGATGATGGCTTGCGTGGAAGTCCCATGAAAATCGTAGAGAGGGGTAAATTGCGCCGCGACTTGCTCACTTTTTTACAGCACTCCACGCGCGATCCAAAGCTGATGCTGGCTGACATTAAAGTTAAAATGGGGGCGGTGCGCCGGGTGATGGACATTGTGGATCGCATGATCGATGAATACGGCATCGATGCCTTTGTGGGTGCGATTCGCATGACAGTCGAAGATGTGGAAAATGAGGTACGCCGCCGCATCGCCGCTATGCCAGATGGCATGGTCACAGTCGAGCAGTTCGTGGATTCCACACTCAAAGAAAATATCCTCATCAAATTTGCCTGTAAAATCACGGTCAAGGGCGATCACATGACCGTGGATTTAAGGGGCTCTGGTAAAGAGATCATCAACCGCGCCATCAACTCGCCTCTAGCTTCCACAAAAGCGTTCTTTGCCCAAGCGATTTTAAACCACTGGTGGCCCGATCTGCCCCGCTCCACAGGTGCGCTTTCTCCCATTGAGATCATCTCCGATGAGGGCACTTGGGGGGATTGCTCTTATGACGCGCCCAACGGGCAGAATTTGCAGGCTTCCTTTAGGGCCTTTAGTGCCCTGCAAATCGCCTATGCTAAATTGCAATTTTCCATGCGCACCAAGTACGCCAATGTGCTCGCCCCTTGGTTTAATCAGATCAACGACTTCTTATGGGGCGGGGAAACCCAACATGGCGAACAGGTGGGCAATCTCTGTGCGGACTTAAATGGCATGGGCGGGGGGGCGAAGGCCTTTAGAGATGGCGAGGATGCAGTCGCCCCACTTTTCTGTGCGATGGCTGACATTGGCGAACAAGAGGTGATGGAAGAAGAAGTGCCCTTCTTGCAATTAGTCAGTAAGCGCGTGGTGCGCGATAATCAGGGCTTTGGCAAATACCGCGGGGGTATGGGCTATGAAATGATTGTGGCCGCGCGCAACACGCCCGAGTGGGGCTTTATGACCGTTACCTCTGGAGCGAAGTTCTCCAGTGTGCCCGGGCTCTTTGGGGGCTATGGATGCGCGACCTACCCTCTAGCAATGGTCAAGGGGATCAATATTTTTGAGATCATCAAAAAGAACCCCGAAGAGTTTGACCTCTCTATGGAGCGCGTGATGAATGAACGCCCCTTTAAAGGCGGGGTTTATACCACCTACCATATGGGTTTGCAATTTGACCGCTCCCAAGAGGGTGAGTTGTATATGATCGCGCAGGGCTGTGGGGGAGGCTATGGAGATGTGCTCGAGCGCGACCCGGAATTAGTCATGGAGGATTTGCAAATCGGGCGCATTTCAGAACATGTCGCCTCTGAAATTTATAAAGTCGTGTGGGATAAAGAAACCTTCGTGGTCGATGAAAAGGCGACTATGCAGCTACGCGCCAATGAGCGCAAAGCCCGCTTAAAAAGGGGCTTGCCCTATGATGAGTTTGTCAAAAAGCATGTCAAGGACGAACCCCCCAAAGATCTTTACTACTACGGCTCTTGGGGTGAACAAAACCCAGAAGAGCTCATCGCCACCGTGTGGGATCACCACGGACCTAAACGCATTAAAGGCAAACTTAAAGACATTCCTCTAGTGGTGATGCCCAACCGCCATGTGGTTAAAATCGCCCAACTCGAAAAACGGGTTGAGGAGTTAGAAATCAAATACGAGGGAGGCGTGCGGCCCAAGTTAGTTTAG